Proteins co-encoded in one Paracrocinitomix mangrovi genomic window:
- a CDS encoding OmpH family outer membrane protein: MKKIIIAFIAIFTLGAFTTNAQDLKFAHVRSAEVLDSIQSYKDLVKEEGKINAEAQKQYQNIQKQMERIQMEADTTADRFQLDMLSSDFQKKQMDMQNLEIYTQNQLQILQERLMKLMEMYRDAVSEIAKKNGITYVFDADQQLLFAGPEGKDITNEVRSKLLEMDNANPVHRFE; the protein is encoded by the coding sequence ATGAAGAAGATAATAATTGCATTTATTGCCATATTCACATTAGGTGCTTTCACAACTAACGCACAGGATTTAAAATTTGCTCATGTAAGAAGTGCTGAAGTTTTAGATAGTATTCAATCATACAAGGATTTGGTAAAAGAAGAGGGGAAAATTAACGCAGAGGCGCAAAAGCAATATCAAAATATCCAAAAACAAATGGAGCGTATTCAAATGGAAGCGGATACTACTGCTGATAGATTCCAACTTGATATGTTAAGTTCAGATTTTCAAAAAAAGCAAATGGATATGCAGAATTTGGAAATTTATACGCAAAATCAGTTGCAAATTTTACAAGAGCGTTTGATGAAGTTGATGGAAATGTACAGAGATGCTGTTAGTGAGATTGCAAAGAAAAATGGAATTACTTATGTTTTTGATGCAGATCAGCAATTGTTGTTTGCAGGACCTGAAGGAAAAGATATTACTAATGAAGTAAGATCAAAGCTTTTAGAAATGGATAATGCAAATCCTGTTCACAGATTTGAGTAA
- a CDS encoding OmpH family outer membrane protein, whose translation MKKALGILILFLGLSNLASAQRYAYVDTQFILDNIPEYAEAQTELDRLTELWLKEVEDRFNLVDQKRREFEAEKILLPEEIKNQRLKEINKLEAEAKQLQKQRFGVGGDLFMKREELIKPIQDQIYTAIQTIAEERNFAFVFDKANQSNLLFADPKYDISRQVLIKMGIKVDNRN comes from the coding sequence ATGAAAAAAGCATTAGGAATATTAATATTGTTTTTAGGCCTTTCTAATTTGGCTTCTGCTCAACGTTACGCGTATGTTGATACCCAATTTATCTTGGACAACATTCCTGAATATGCAGAGGCACAAACTGAATTGGATAGGTTAACTGAGCTTTGGTTAAAAGAAGTTGAAGATAGATTCAATTTGGTAGATCAAAAGAGAAGAGAGTTTGAGGCAGAAAAAATCCTTTTACCGGAAGAGATAAAAAACCAAAGACTAAAAGAAATTAATAAGTTGGAAGCTGAGGCTAAACAACTACAAAAACAAAGATTTGGAGTAGGTGGAGATCTTTTTATGAAGCGAGAAGAGTTGATTAAACCTATTCAGGATCAGATTTATACAGCTATTCAAACCATTGCAGAGGAAAGAAACTTTGCCTTTGTGTTTGACAAGGCAAATCAATCTAATTTGCTTTTTGCAGACCCTAAATATGACATCTCAAGACAGGTGTTAATAAAAATGGGCATCAAAGTTGATAATAGAAATTAA
- a CDS encoding isoprenyl transferase: MSVKDRLDINNIPEHVAIIMDGNGRWAKSKGQMRLFGHAMGVESVREALKAATEIKVKYLTLYAFSTENWNRPKEEVDGLMDLLVTTIANEIESLNENDVRLDAIGNIDELPTKCNQELKNAIERTKSNKGTCLILALNYSSKFEIKSAIKQIAEKYKQGEIELSDISDQMVSDHLFTAGIPDPELMIRTSGELRISNFLLWQLAYSELHFTPIFWPEFKKENFYQAIYDYQNRERRFGMVSEQINKANEEA, encoded by the coding sequence ATGAGCGTAAAAGACCGTTTAGATATCAATAACATTCCTGAGCATGTGGCTATCATTATGGATGGGAATGGTCGTTGGGCAAAATCCAAAGGACAAATGAGGTTGTTTGGCCACGCTATGGGTGTTGAATCTGTGCGTGAAGCTTTAAAAGCAGCTACTGAAATAAAGGTCAAATATCTTACGCTTTATGCTTTTTCAACTGAGAACTGGAATAGACCAAAAGAAGAAGTAGATGGTTTAATGGATTTATTGGTGACAACAATTGCCAATGAAATTGAATCTTTAAATGAAAATGATGTTAGGTTAGATGCAATTGGTAATATTGATGAATTGCCTACCAAGTGTAATCAAGAATTAAAGAATGCCATTGAACGAACCAAATCAAATAAAGGAACATGTCTAATTCTTGCTTTGAATTACAGTTCAAAATTTGAAATCAAATCGGCAATAAAACAAATTGCTGAAAAATATAAACAAGGAGAAATTGAATTGTCTGATATTTCTGACCAAATGGTAAGTGATCATCTTTTTACAGCCGGAATTCCCGATCCTGAATTGATGATAAGAACCAGTGGTGAGTTGAGAATCAGCAATTTTTTATTGTGGCAGTTAGCATATAGCGAATTGCACTTTACACCAATATTTTGGCCTGAGTTTAAAAAAGAGAATTTTTATCAGGCGATTTATGATTACCAAAACAGGGAAAGAAGATTTGGAATGGTAAGTGAACAAATAAACAAAGCCAATGAAGAAGCTTAA
- a CDS encoding bifunctional riboflavin kinase/FAD synthetase, whose protein sequence is MKVYYSVDEVPEIKNPVITLGTFDGVHLGHQKIIKFLKENAQKVEGESVLFTFHPHPRIVLHPEDHNLELIQDIDRRIERLAEEGVDHLILHPFTLEFAKQTATEFVRNILVNKLGVRVMTIGYNHHFGKNREGNIDLLQELGAVYNFDVVQIPAFEQDEIKISSTKIRSAIKEGDITKANAYLGSPFCFKGTVKDGDKIGTTIGFPTANIQLFSETQILPNIGVYAVQVKIDGEMYDGMMNIGYRPTVSNSNEKRIEVNIFNFNRNLYGTKIVVFVIAKIREEQSFNSIEDLKKQLHQDEINSKRILDQSTSSL, encoded by the coding sequence TTGAAAGTTTATTATTCTGTAGATGAAGTTCCTGAGATCAAAAACCCTGTAATCACACTAGGGACGTTTGATGGAGTGCACTTAGGTCATCAAAAAATCATCAAATTTTTAAAGGAAAACGCCCAAAAAGTTGAGGGTGAAAGTGTTTTATTCACATTTCATCCACATCCAAGAATAGTTTTACACCCAGAGGACCATAATTTGGAATTAATTCAGGATATTGACCGAAGAATTGAAAGATTAGCTGAAGAAGGAGTTGATCATTTGATACTTCATCCTTTCACTTTGGAGTTCGCCAAACAAACTGCCACCGAATTTGTAAGAAATATTTTAGTCAACAAATTAGGCGTTCGTGTAATGACAATTGGTTACAATCATCACTTTGGTAAAAACAGAGAAGGTAACATTGATTTACTGCAAGAACTTGGAGCTGTTTACAATTTTGACGTAGTTCAAATTCCTGCTTTTGAACAGGATGAAATAAAAATTAGCTCTACAAAAATACGCAGTGCAATAAAAGAAGGCGACATTACAAAAGCCAATGCCTATTTAGGCTCTCCTTTTTGCTTTAAGGGAACAGTTAAAGACGGAGACAAGATTGGAACTACCATTGGTTTCCCTACAGCAAATATCCAGTTATTTAGTGAAACTCAGATTTTGCCAAATATTGGAGTATATGCTGTTCAGGTTAAAATTGATGGGGAAATGTATGATGGAATGATGAATATCGGATATCGTCCTACAGTTTCAAATTCAAATGAAAAAAGAATAGAAGTCAACATATTTAATTTCAATCGTAACTTATACGGCACTAAGATTGTTGTATTTGTAATTGCAAAGATTAGAGAAGAACAATCATTTAATTCAATTGAAGATTTAAAAAAACAATTACATCAAGATGAAATTAATAGTAAGCGTATTTTGGATCAGTCTACTTCTAGCCTTTAA
- a CDS encoding leucine-rich repeat domain-containing protein produces the protein MKLIVSVFWISLLLAFNSFGQKYKMYGSLEEALTAPVDSVYRLDLSKGKLTEVPKEIYRFKNLQELNLSKNKLTSLPDDMKFSDLRILDVSRNKFEKFPAAICQNTALRNLFMGKNEIESIPDCIGDLQDLQVFDIWFNPLDGLPETMSKLRNLRSLDLSGINFTKDEQLKITNLIPWVQIEFDTACNCN, from the coding sequence ATGAAATTAATAGTAAGCGTATTTTGGATCAGTCTACTTCTAGCCTTTAATAGCTTTGGACAGAAATACAAAATGTATGGAAGTTTGGAAGAAGCATTAACAGCTCCTGTTGATTCTGTTTACAGACTAGACCTCAGCAAAGGAAAACTAACAGAAGTTCCCAAAGAAATTTATCGATTTAAAAATTTACAGGAATTGAATTTGTCTAAAAACAAATTGACCAGCTTACCTGATGATATGAAATTTAGCGATTTAAGAATATTGGACGTAAGTCGTAATAAATTTGAAAAATTCCCTGCAGCTATTTGTCAAAATACAGCACTTCGAAATTTATTTATGGGTAAAAACGAAATTGAAAGTATTCCTGATTGTATCGGCGACTTACAAGACCTACAAGTGTTTGATATTTGGTTTAATCCTTTAGATGGTTTACCTGAAACCATGTCGAAACTTAGAAACTTAAGAAGCTTAGACCTAAGTGGAATAAATTTTACCAAGGACGAGCAATTAAAAATCACTAATCTAATTCCCTGGGTTCAAATTGAATTTGATACTGCCTGTAATTGTAATTAA
- a CDS encoding glycosyltransferase: MLPGEIHDKTVIVAPLDWGMGHVTRCIPLIRQFISQNCKVVFAANHLGIELIKKDFSNIEVELIPGYEVTLDSERSTYLQMFSQFRKLANKAKREASLAQNLADKHKADIIVSDNRYGFHSTKTYNIILTHQLNPMVPYFRKTVRSKIRKYISAFDECWIPDNEKKSICGDLLNAQVDVPKSYIGWLGRFALSNNGVIHRKYLAIVSGPEPERSRFQKLLSEWLEKSGEVYTIVSPLANDSNNVVVNPSTQELSKLIEESEIVISRAGYTTIMEMLILNKKAILIPTNGQYEQLYLASHINDAALNFLTEKELETQLCIN, encoded by the coding sequence ATGTTGCCAGGTGAAATACATGATAAAACTGTTATAGTAGCTCCGCTCGATTGGGGGATGGGGCATGTAACAAGATGTATTCCCCTAATTCGTCAATTTATAAGTCAAAATTGTAAAGTAGTATTTGCAGCCAACCATTTGGGAATTGAATTGATTAAAAAGGATTTTTCCAATATAGAAGTTGAGCTAATTCCCGGTTATGAAGTAACATTAGATTCAGAAAGATCAACTTATCTGCAAATGTTTTCTCAATTCAGAAAGTTGGCCAATAAAGCAAAAAGAGAGGCTAGTCTTGCGCAAAATTTAGCTGATAAACATAAGGCTGATATAATAGTTTCAGACAATAGATACGGATTTCACAGTACTAAAACTTACAATATTATACTAACCCATCAGTTGAATCCAATGGTGCCGTACTTCCGAAAAACGGTGCGATCTAAAATCAGAAAATACATTTCAGCCTTTGATGAATGTTGGATTCCTGACAATGAAAAAAAATCTATTTGTGGGGATTTATTAAATGCACAAGTAGATGTACCCAAAAGTTATATTGGATGGCTTGGGAGATTTGCTTTGTCGAACAATGGTGTCATTCACCGAAAATATCTGGCAATTGTATCAGGTCCCGAACCCGAAAGAAGTAGGTTTCAAAAACTGTTATCAGAATGGTTAGAAAAATCAGGTGAAGTATATACAATTGTTTCTCCGCTTGCAAATGATTCAAATAATGTTGTAGTTAATCCTTCAACACAAGAATTGTCCAAATTGATTGAGGAAAGTGAAATTGTAATTTCAAGAGCAGGTTATACCACTATAATGGAGATGCTTATTCTAAATAAGAAAGCAATATTGATCCCTACAAATGGACAGTATGAACAGCTTTACTTGGCCTCTCATATTAATGATGCAGCACTTAACTTTCTAACTGAGAAAGAGTTAGAAACTCAACTCTGTATTAATTAA
- a CDS encoding succinate dehydrogenase/fumarate reductase iron-sulfur subunit translates to MNLTLKVWRQKNASDKGRMETYQLSDVSEHMSFLEMLDVLNEQLINEGKEPVAFDHDCREGICGMCSLQINGEPHGPDRGVTTCQLHMRMFKDGDTIVIEPFRAKAFPVIKDLVVDRSSFDRIQHAGGFISVNTSGNTQDANAIPVEKDKADKAFDAATCIGCGACVAACKNASAMLFVSAKVSQFALLPQGKIEAKDRVLNMVHQMDLEGFGNCSNTGACEVECPKGISLENIARMNREYLKASIVKEK, encoded by the coding sequence ATGAATTTAACATTGAAAGTTTGGCGTCAAAAAAACGCCAGCGATAAAGGTAGAATGGAAACCTATCAATTATCTGATGTTTCTGAGCACATGTCTTTCTTAGAAATGTTGGATGTATTGAATGAGCAATTGATCAATGAAGGTAAAGAGCCTGTAGCATTTGATCATGATTGTCGTGAGGGAATTTGTGGAATGTGTTCGCTTCAAATTAATGGTGAGCCACACGGACCAGATAGAGGAGTTACTACTTGTCAGTTGCACATGAGAATGTTCAAAGATGGTGATACAATTGTTATAGAACCATTTAGAGCGAAAGCTTTCCCTGTGATTAAGGATTTAGTAGTTGACAGATCGTCTTTTGACAGAATTCAACATGCCGGAGGTTTTATTTCAGTAAACACTTCTGGTAATACACAAGATGCAAATGCAATCCCGGTAGAAAAAGATAAAGCTGATAAAGCTTTTGATGCAGCTACTTGTATTGGATGTGGTGCTTGTGTTGCCGCATGTAAAAATGCGTCTGCAATGTTGTTTGTTTCTGCAAAAGTTTCACAATTTGCTTTGTTGCCTCAAGGTAAAATTGAAGCAAAAGATCGTGTATTAAATATGGTTCATCAAATGGATTTAGAAGGGTTTGGTAACTGTTCAAATACAGGAGCATGTGAAGTGGAATGTCCTAAAGGAATTAGCTTGGAGAACATTGCAAGAATGAATAGAGAATATTTAAAAGCTTCTATTGTTAAAGAAAAATAA
- a CDS encoding BamA/OMP85 family outer membrane protein, whose translation MKKLKSLFLVISILVASVSNAQIGQNPTYLSPSKHTIAQVKVENVDNLNHDAIRLIAGLEVGKEITVPGDDITSAIKKLWDQGLFSKVEIGYTHIDPLTGDIFLYILLDELPKLKDYSFSENVSNSEANKIREAIDLSAGMTITESLKRNTENQVRGFYQEKGFLNADIDVVEVVDTNGYKTRSLKILVDKKQRVKIDHITFHNNEVEKDEKKSFIENLKVRTSVSDAGLRRAMDDTKKKGVMRIFSRSKFNETAYERDKIAVIQKYNAIGLRDAQIIKDSVYTMEDGNLGIEMWIDKGDEYYFGDIVWVGNTKYTDGQLDTILGIKKGELYDKSLLEQRLYMSPDGRDITSLYMDRGYLFFNVQAVEMNINDQNEINYEIRINEGKQARIKNIYIYGNTKTNDHVILREIRTKPGDLFNRNDIIRTQRELANLGYFDPEQFNVNPIPNPQDGTVDIEYYVVEKSSDQIELSGGYGAGRLIGTLGLSFTNFSTKNFFKKGAWQPLPAGDGQRLSIRGQTYGRGYQSYNLSFTEPWLGGRKPRSLTVFGSHSLLSNSLAKTDAAYQQTSITSVGVGLGSRLKWPDDYFQIYGELNYQYYDLRNSSYFIFSDGYSNNISLKMVLTRNSIDQPIFPKSGSKFTLTTKATLPYSVFNGVTDAEYATQTDQERYKYAEYYKIKFTGEWYTPLTRNKNPLVLMTKFGFGFLGAYNNARGVSPFERFYLGGSGLNGTWQFDGREIIALRGYNGTSPVSPTTGGTVISKYTVELRYPVSLNPNATIYALLFAEAGNTYNGFTDFNPFNVKRSAGAGVRVFLPMFGMLGVDFAWGFDPLDPGAAGAAQADDPGTNPKGYAFGFFPIIGMNIGDL comes from the coding sequence ATGAAGAAGCTTAAATCTTTATTTCTCGTAATATCAATTTTAGTTGCGTCAGTATCAAATGCGCAAATTGGTCAAAATCCAACTTATTTAAGTCCTAGTAAACATACTATTGCTCAGGTTAAGGTTGAAAATGTGGATAATCTTAATCATGATGCCATCCGATTAATTGCCGGATTGGAAGTGGGTAAAGAAATTACGGTTCCGGGAGACGATATTACATCAGCTATTAAAAAATTGTGGGATCAAGGTCTATTCAGCAAGGTTGAAATAGGGTATACACACATTGATCCATTAACAGGTGATATCTTCTTGTACATTTTATTAGATGAATTACCCAAATTGAAAGACTATAGTTTTAGTGAAAATGTTTCAAATAGTGAGGCTAATAAAATTCGAGAAGCAATTGATTTAAGTGCTGGTATGACCATTACTGAATCTCTGAAAAGAAACACCGAAAATCAAGTTAGAGGTTTTTACCAGGAAAAGGGGTTTTTAAATGCAGATATTGATGTTGTTGAAGTTGTTGATACAAATGGATACAAAACAAGGTCATTAAAAATCCTGGTTGACAAAAAACAAAGAGTTAAAATTGATCACATCACTTTCCATAACAATGAAGTTGAAAAGGACGAGAAAAAGTCTTTTATAGAAAATCTTAAAGTTAGAACATCTGTTTCTGATGCTGGATTAAGAAGAGCAATGGATGATACCAAGAAAAAAGGTGTCATGCGAATTTTTAGTAGATCAAAGTTTAATGAAACAGCTTATGAAAGAGACAAAATAGCTGTTATCCAAAAGTATAATGCAATTGGGTTAAGAGATGCACAAATTATCAAAGATTCTGTTTATACAATGGAAGACGGTAATCTGGGAATTGAAATGTGGATTGATAAAGGTGATGAGTACTATTTTGGTGATATTGTTTGGGTAGGGAATACTAAATATACTGACGGGCAATTAGATACTATTCTGGGAATTAAAAAAGGTGAATTGTATGATAAGTCTTTATTAGAGCAAAGATTGTACATGTCACCTGATGGAAGAGATATCACTTCTTTATACATGGATAGAGGTTACTTGTTTTTCAATGTTCAGGCAGTAGAGATGAATATCAATGATCAAAATGAAATTAATTACGAGATCAGAATTAACGAAGGAAAACAAGCGAGAATTAAAAACATCTATATCTACGGAAACACTAAAACAAATGATCATGTAATTCTAAGAGAAATTAGAACCAAGCCGGGTGACTTGTTCAATAGAAATGATATCATTAGAACACAAAGAGAGTTGGCAAACCTTGGTTATTTTGATCCAGAGCAATTTAATGTTAACCCTATTCCTAATCCGCAAGATGGAACAGTTGATATCGAGTATTATGTTGTAGAAAAATCATCTGACCAAATTGAGTTGTCGGGTGGATATGGTGCAGGAAGGTTAATTGGAACTTTAGGATTGTCATTTACCAATTTCTCTACAAAAAATTTCTTTAAAAAAGGAGCTTGGCAACCTCTTCCGGCGGGAGATGGACAAAGGTTAAGTATCAGAGGTCAAACTTACGGTAGAGGATATCAATCTTACAACCTTTCATTTACTGAGCCTTGGTTAGGTGGAAGAAAACCAAGATCATTGACTGTTTTTGGTTCGCATTCATTATTGTCAAATTCATTAGCTAAAACAGATGCTGCTTATCAACAAACTTCAATAACTTCGGTAGGTGTTGGTTTAGGATCAAGATTAAAATGGCCGGATGATTATTTCCAGATTTATGGTGAGTTGAATTATCAGTATTATGATTTGAGAAACTCTAGTTATTTCATTTTCTCTGATGGTTATTCAAATAACATTTCACTTAAAATGGTATTGACAAGAAACTCAATTGATCAACCAATTTTCCCAAAAAGTGGATCCAAATTTACTTTAACTACAAAAGCTACATTGCCTTATTCTGTGTTTAACGGTGTTACTGATGCTGAGTACGCAACGCAAACTGATCAAGAGAGATATAAATATGCTGAATATTACAAGATCAAATTTACAGGTGAGTGGTATACGCCATTGACAAGAAATAAGAATCCTTTGGTTTTGATGACCAAGTTCGGATTTGGATTCCTGGGGGCTTATAACAATGCAAGAGGTGTTTCACCATTTGAAAGATTCTATTTAGGAGGATCAGGTTTAAATGGTACATGGCAGTTTGATGGTAGAGAAATTATCGCTTTAAGAGGATACAACGGAACCAGTCCGGTTTCTCCAACTACTGGTGGAACAGTGATTTCAAAGTATACCGTTGAGTTAAGATATCCTGTGTCATTGAATCCGAATGCAACTATTTATGCATTGTTGTTTGCTGAAGCAGGAAATACGTATAACGGATTTACAGATTTTAACCCATTCAATGTCAAGCGATCAGCAGGAGCAGGTGTTAGGGTTTTCTTACCAATGTTTGGTATGTTAGGAGTTGATTTTGCCTGGGGATTTGATCCACTGGATCCGGGAGCTGCAGGAGCGGCTCAGGCTGATGATCCTGGAACTAATCCTAAAGGATATGCTTTCGGTTTCTTCCCTATTATTGGTATGAATATTGGAGATTTATAA
- the murI gene encoding glutamate racemase yields MNNKPIGIFDSGIGGLTVAKAIKEALPNERIIYFGDTAHLPYGDKSKESIRAYSKRITGFLLSKGCKAIVIACNTASAHAYSELRKFYPKVPIINVVNPTVNYCAEKFDAGKVAVMATKGTIKSRIYPRKIKKKNPALEVPQVAAPLLVPMIEEGYFNNNISQTIINSYLSAKNLQDIQALILGCTHYPLIKSEVEHFFQGDVEVIDSASVVAEFTKKVLKKEGLEADKPEGKDQFIVSDYTSSFEETSKLFFGKSVHLVEERIWD; encoded by the coding sequence ATGAACAACAAACCCATTGGAATATTTGATTCTGGAATTGGTGGATTAACCGTAGCTAAAGCCATCAAAGAAGCTTTGCCAAATGAACGTATCATCTATTTTGGAGATACGGCTCACTTGCCTTATGGTGATAAGTCCAAGGAATCAATTAGAGCCTATTCTAAGCGAATAACTGGGTTTTTACTATCAAAGGGGTGTAAAGCAATAGTTATTGCCTGTAATACGGCTTCAGCTCATGCTTATTCCGAATTGCGAAAGTTTTACCCAAAGGTTCCGATTATCAATGTGGTTAATCCAACTGTTAATTATTGCGCTGAAAAATTTGATGCCGGAAAAGTAGCTGTGATGGCTACCAAGGGAACTATTAAGTCAAGAATTTATCCCCGAAAGATTAAAAAGAAAAATCCTGCATTGGAGGTTCCTCAAGTGGCAGCTCCATTATTGGTGCCAATGATTGAAGAAGGTTATTTTAACAACAATATCTCACAAACTATTATCAATTCATATCTGTCGGCTAAAAATCTTCAGGATATTCAAGCATTGATTTTGGGTTGTACACATTATCCACTTATCAAAAGTGAAGTAGAACACTTTTTTCAAGGTGATGTTGAAGTAATTGACTCGGCATCTGTTGTCGCAGAATTCACTAAAAAAGTCCTTAAAAAAGAAGGGTTAGAAGCCGATAAACCTGAAGGTAAAGATCAATTTATCGTTTCAGATTATACTTCTTCGTTTGAAGAAACATCCAAACTATTCTTCGGAAAATCAGTGCATTTGGTAGAAGAACGCATCTGGGATTAA
- the atpD gene encoding F0F1 ATP synthase subunit beta, whose translation MSNIKGKISQVIGPVIDVTFDKGTELPNIMDALEVTKTDGSKVVLEVQQHIGDDQVRSIAMDSSDGFTRGMEVVATGSPIKMPKGEAIKGRLFNVIGDSIDGLPNVDKADGMPIHREAPRFEDLSTSTEVLFTGIKVIDLIEPYAKGGKIGLFGGAGVGKTVLIQELINNIAKAYSGISVFAGVGERTREGNDLLREMLESGIITYGDDFMHDMEQGGWDLSKIDQEKLKDSKATFVFGQMNEPPGARARVALSGLTLAEYYRDGDGEGKGNDILFFVDNIFRFTQAGSEVSALLGRMPSAVGYQPTLATEMGAMQERITSTKNGSITSVQAVYVPADDLTDPAPATTFAHLDATTVLSRKIASLGIYPAVDPLDSTSRILTPEIVGEDHYGCAQRVKETLQRYKELQDIIAILGMDELSEEDKLVVHRARRVQRFLSQPFHVAEQFTGLKGALVDINDTIKGFNMILDGEVDKYPEAAFNLKGSIDEVIEAGEKMLAEN comes from the coding sequence ATGTCTAACATTAAAGGAAAGATTTCACAGGTTATTGGACCTGTTATCGACGTCACATTTGATAAAGGAACTGAACTTCCTAACATCATGGATGCATTGGAAGTTACAAAAACTGATGGATCAAAAGTTGTTTTAGAAGTACAGCAACACATTGGTGACGATCAAGTAAGAAGTATAGCAATGGATTCATCTGATGGATTTACCAGAGGTATGGAGGTAGTAGCAACTGGTTCTCCTATCAAAATGCCTAAAGGTGAAGCGATCAAAGGAAGATTGTTTAATGTAATTGGTGATTCAATTGATGGTTTGCCAAATGTTGATAAAGCAGATGGTATGCCTATCCACAGAGAAGCACCAAGATTTGAAGATTTATCAACTTCAACTGAGGTACTTTTTACAGGGATTAAAGTAATCGACTTGATTGAGCCTTACGCAAAAGGAGGTAAAATTGGATTGTTCGGTGGAGCCGGTGTAGGTAAAACTGTATTGATTCAAGAGTTGATCAACAATATCGCAAAAGCTTATTCAGGAATTTCAGTATTTGCCGGAGTAGGTGAGCGTACAAGAGAAGGAAACGATTTGTTGAGAGAGATGTTAGAGTCTGGAATTATCACTTACGGTGATGACTTCATGCATGATATGGAGCAAGGAGGATGGGATCTTTCAAAAATCGATCAGGAAAAACTAAAAGATTCAAAAGCAACATTCGTATTTGGTCAGATGAATGAGCCTCCAGGAGCACGTGCTCGTGTAGCGCTTTCAGGATTAACTTTGGCTGAGTACTACAGAGATGGTGATGGTGAAGGAAAAGGAAATGATATCCTTTTCTTCGTAGACAACATCTTTAGATTTACGCAAGCAGGTTCTGAGGTGTCAGCACTATTAGGACGTATGCCATCTGCGGTAGGGTACCAACCTACATTAGCAACTGAGATGGGTGCTATGCAAGAGCGTATTACTTCAACTAAAAACGGTTCAATTACTTCAGTTCAGGCGGTATACGTACCTGCGGATGACTTAACTGACCCGGCTCCGGCAACTACATTTGCCCACTTGGATGCAACTACAGTATTGTCAAGAAAAATTGCTTCATTAGGTATTTACCCAGCGGTGGATCCTCTTGATTCAACTTCAAGAATCTTGACTCCAGAAATCGTAGGTGAAGATCATTACGGATGTGCTCAAAGAGTAAAAGAAACACTTCAACGTTATAAAGAACTTCAAGATATTATCGCCATCCTTGGTATGGACGAGTTGTCTGAAGAAGATAAATTGGTTGTACATAGAGCAAGACGTGTTCAACGTTTCTTGTCTCAACCATTCCACGTTGCAGAACAGTTTACAGGATTAAAAGGTGCTTTGGTTGATATTAACGATACAATCAAAGGATTTAACATGATCTTGGACGGTGAAGTTGACAAATATCCAGAAGCTGCATTTAACTTGAAAGGTTCAATTGATGAAGTAATTGAAGCTGGAGAGAAGATGTTGGCTGAAAACTAA
- a CDS encoding F0F1 ATP synthase subunit epsilon, which yields MILEVITPDAMLFKGQIKQVILPGLDGSFGVLSNHAPMISGLAEGTVKVEQIVDKNREEKEGKFNVEHSNDPVFTFDIKGGVIEVKDNKVMVLAE from the coding sequence ATGATATTAGAAGTTATAACTCCGGACGCAATGTTGTTCAAAGGGCAAATCAAACAAGTGATTTTGCCGGGACTTGATGGTTCTTTTGGTGTGTTGAGTAATCACGCTCCAATGATTTCAGGATTGGCTGAAGGAACTGTTAAAGTTGAGCAGATTGTGGACAAGAACAGAGAAGAAAAAGAAGGAAAATTCAACGTTGAACACAGCAATGACCCTGTTTTTACTTTCGATATCAAAGGTGGTGTGATAGAAGTAAAAGATAACAAGGTGATGGTGTTAGCGGAGTAA